A genomic segment from Moorena sp. SIOASIH encodes:
- a CDS encoding glycosyltransferase family 4 protein, producing MKIAFADYPYIPAEPPKSGAVRLVSYALARRLVQLGHEVLFYGAKAAYHQTDESVEEGIRYRRITAAWIDSVLEPLNYLDQWNVSNPQRPFYASKWFYCGAYRKMSRDMQQQQCEVIHLHIAFQFVPLMRAFNPKAKIIFHAHSDLLPQFDPPFVNQCLSSADLVLGCSDYITNQVRHYLPHIPCQTLYNGVDLHRFTVQSRLDHTQTPKQILFVGRISPEKGVHVLIDAFNQVVSRYPNVQLKLVGPENAMLLWYILDRNDPKVRSLMPYFRGHYRELLQQRISKSAANKVFFLGKVPHEEMITYYQEADLFVFPSVWQEPFGMPIVEAMAMELPVIATQGGAFPELVEAGKTGELVERGDADSLAEAIVNLLENNDLRRSFGQAGRQWVVDTFSWDKLTDDLLHYYQQL from the coding sequence ATGAAAATAGCCTTTGCTGATTATCCCTACATACCAGCAGAACCCCCGAAATCGGGAGCTGTTCGTCTCGTTTCCTATGCCTTGGCTCGCCGTTTAGTTCAGCTAGGGCACGAAGTGCTTTTTTATGGTGCTAAAGCAGCTTATCATCAAACCGATGAATCTGTGGAAGAAGGGATCCGATATCGGAGAATCACAGCCGCCTGGATTGATTCGGTGTTAGAGCCTCTCAACTACCTCGATCAGTGGAATGTATCGAATCCTCAACGTCCATTCTACGCTTCAAAATGGTTTTACTGTGGTGCATATCGGAAAATGTCTCGTGATATGCAGCAACAGCAGTGTGAGGTGATTCACTTGCATATTGCCTTTCAATTTGTGCCGCTGATGCGTGCTTTTAATCCTAAGGCAAAAATCATTTTCCATGCTCACAGCGACTTACTGCCACAGTTCGATCCACCATTTGTTAACCAGTGCCTCAGTTCAGCAGATTTAGTTCTCGGATGCAGCGATTATATTACTAATCAAGTCCGACACTATCTCCCTCACATTCCCTGTCAAACCCTTTACAATGGTGTGGATTTGCATCGGTTTACAGTTCAATCCCGATTAGATCATACTCAAACCCCTAAGCAAATTCTCTTTGTGGGCAGAATCTCCCCAGAAAAAGGGGTTCATGTGTTAATCGATGCCTTTAACCAAGTGGTGTCTCGTTATCCCAACGTCCAGCTTAAATTAGTCGGACCAGAAAATGCCATGCTACTCTGGTATATTCTTGACCGCAATGACCCAAAAGTGCGATCGCTCATGCCCTATTTTCGCGGTCACTATCGGGAGTTATTACAACAGCGAATCTCAAAAAGTGCCGCTAACAAGGTCTTTTTTCTAGGGAAAGTTCCCCACGAAGAGATGATCACATACTATCAAGAAGCTGATCTATTTGTCTTTCCTTCGGTTTGGCAAGAGCCATTTGGAATGCCCATTGTAGAAGCAATGGCGATGGAATTACCAGTAATTGCGACTCAGGGTGGTGCTTTTCCGGAATTGGTAGAAGCAGGAAAAACGGGAGAATTGGTAGAGCGAGGTGATGCAGATAGCTTGGCTGAAGCCATAGTAAATTTACTGGAAAACAACGACTTGAGGCGATCATTCGGTCAAGCTGGACGACAATGGGTTGTGGACACATTTTCTTGGGACAAGTTGACCGATGATCTTCTCCATTACTATCAACAATTATAA
- a CDS encoding NAD(P)/FAD-dependent oxidoreductase — protein sequence MKIKLWFTLIVRKILSLGDFDQPKTIIHIKQRCSCGAAGFFGAITCATTHPHTNVTLLEASRHPLSKVRISGGGRCNVTHACFDPAQLVQAYPRGSKALRGAYTRFQPKDTIAWFGAHGVELKTEADGRMFPITDSSETIVDCLLQVAKRAGVKIRTSNPVKSISRQSSQHATPDTPHQTPGGFEIGLRNGETIKCDRVLVATGSNPLGYRWAKALGHKIETPVPSLFTFNIPDSRLQDLAGVSVKQVCLKLPDAGKTLKEQTGPLLITHWGLSGPAVLKLSAWGARVLHEHHYQMPLLVNWLPEYNPDRLRKLLLDVKSQLPRRFITTSCPIPIPKRLWVSLVTSVGVGSENRWAELSKKTVHQLVQELTQGRYLIQGKGVFKEEFVTCGGVSLKEVNFKTMESRQCPGLYFAGEILDIDGITGGFNFQSAWTTGWLGGHGIGNS from the coding sequence ATGAAAATCAAACTATGGTTTACTCTAATTGTCAGGAAAATTCTAAGCCTGGGGGACTTCGACCAGCCAAAGACAATAATTCACATAAAGCAGCGATGTTCCTGTGGAGCCGCTGGTTTTTTTGGGGCAATTACCTGTGCAACTACTCATCCCCATACCAATGTCACTCTCCTAGAAGCCTCACGCCATCCATTGTCAAAGGTGCGCATCTCTGGTGGTGGACGCTGTAATGTTACTCATGCTTGCTTTGACCCAGCCCAGTTGGTGCAAGCTTACCCGAGGGGAAGCAAAGCATTGCGAGGGGCTTACACCCGCTTTCAACCGAAGGATACCATTGCTTGGTTTGGGGCTCACGGTGTTGAGCTGAAAACTGAGGCCGATGGCAGGATGTTTCCGATTACTGATAGTTCGGAAACAATTGTTGATTGTCTCTTACAAGTGGCTAAGAGGGCAGGGGTGAAGATTCGTACCAGTAATCCGGTTAAGTCGATCTCTCGGCAATCTTCCCAACACGCGACTCCTGACACGCCACACCAGACCCCAGGAGGATTTGAAATTGGGTTGAGGAATGGTGAGACTATAAAATGCGATCGCGTTTTGGTTGCTACTGGTAGCAATCCCCTAGGCTACCGTTGGGCAAAAGCCTTAGGTCATAAAATCGAAACCCCGGTTCCCTCTCTATTCACCTTTAATATCCCAGACTCCCGTTTACAGGATTTAGCTGGGGTCAGTGTTAAACAGGTCTGCCTGAAATTACCCGATGCTGGTAAAACCTTGAAGGAACAAACGGGACCATTGCTAATTACCCACTGGGGTTTAAGTGGTCCAGCGGTACTCAAGCTTTCTGCTTGGGGGGCGAGAGTATTGCATGAACACCATTATCAAATGCCCTTGTTGGTGAATTGGCTTCCTGAGTACAATCCAGACCGATTGCGTAAATTACTCCTAGATGTTAAATCCCAGTTACCTCGACGCTTCATTACTACTAGTTGTCCCATTCCTATCCCAAAGCGCCTTTGGGTGAGTTTAGTTACTAGTGTGGGAGTGGGATCAGAAAACCGTTGGGCTGAGTTATCCAAAAAAACCGTACATCAGTTAGTTCAAGAACTGACTCAGGGACGCTATTTGATTCAAGGTAAAGGGGTTTTTAAGGAAGAGTTTGTTACTTGTGGTGGTGTTAGTCTCAAAGAGGTGAATTTCAAGACTATGGAAAGCCGCCAATGTCCAGGTCTTTACTTTGCTGGGGAAATTCTCGATATTGATGGAATTACCGGGGGATTTAATTTTCAGAGTGCTTGGACAACGGGTTGGTTAGGAGGTCATGGGATTGGGAATAGTTAG
- a CDS encoding 2-oxoglutarate and iron-dependent oxygenase domain-containing protein → MNLVANKCSTANASNSIPVIDFQPFLTGDYSSQKAVAAKLERAMQDVGCFYLSNTSVSLTAVAQVFTLCKYFFALPSSEKEQLLIPPDGSYHGYIVKRADGKITSEKLSITQENLQSPSVGVRDQRSQWFEEHPQFCNSLSQAYGSFQDTMDSIFLALAIALDAPENYFKDLHSQRNDSMLLHHYPPLAPTQESVPMRNTEHIDYGSLSFLFQDEVGGLEVYTQTGNWVAVQPIQNTPLIVLGNVMSRWTNDKYPGTMHRVSLATARNTTRERYSFGLFPAPDENAEITCLESCLAPNEKPKYPPILTHEYYSQGFEAKLKQQKQLD, encoded by the coding sequence ATGAACTTAGTAGCAAATAAATGCTCTACCGCGAACGCCTCAAATTCGATTCCAGTTATCGATTTTCAACCCTTTCTAACAGGGGATTATAGTAGCCAGAAAGCAGTTGCTGCCAAGCTGGAGCGAGCAATGCAGGATGTAGGATGCTTTTATCTAAGTAATACTTCTGTTTCCCTCACAGCAGTAGCACAAGTATTTACCCTGTGCAAATATTTTTTTGCTCTGCCCTCATCGGAAAAAGAACAATTACTGATTCCCCCAGATGGGTCATATCATGGCTATATCGTTAAGCGGGCGGACGGGAAGATTACCAGTGAAAAACTAAGTATAACTCAAGAGAATTTACAAAGCCCAAGTGTAGGAGTGCGGGATCAACGAAGTCAATGGTTTGAGGAACACCCACAGTTTTGTAACTCTCTTTCCCAAGCCTATGGAAGCTTTCAAGACACAATGGATAGCATATTTTTGGCTTTGGCGATCGCCCTGGATGCTCCCGAAAATTACTTTAAAGATCTTCATTCCCAGCGTAATGATAGTATGCTTTTACACCACTATCCACCCCTTGCCCCAACCCAAGAATCTGTGCCGATGCGTAACACTGAACACATTGATTATGGCAGCCTTAGCTTCTTGTTTCAGGATGAAGTGGGTGGGCTAGAAGTCTATACTCAAACTGGAAACTGGGTTGCCGTACAACCGATTCAGAATACTCCGTTAATTGTATTGGGAAACGTCATGTCCCGCTGGACTAATGATAAATATCCAGGAACTATGCATCGCGTCTCCCTAGCTACAGCACGAAACACCACTCGGGAAAGATACTCCTTTGGGTTATTCCCTGCCCCTGATGAAAATGCTGAAATTACTTGTCTCGAATCCTGTTTAGCCCCTAACGAAAAGCCCAAATATCCCCCCATTCTTACCCACGAGTATTACAGTCAAGGATTTGAAGCCAAACTGAAACAACAGAAACAGCTTGATTAG
- a CDS encoding GMC family oxidoreductase has product MYLDARTLENHTQTTVDLCIIGAGAAGITIARELINSSVKVLLLESGGFDGDIQTQALYEGENIGLPYFPLDSCRLRYFGGTTNHWGGMCAPLDAIDFQPRPWVPYSGWPIRYHDLVPYYNRAHQLCQLPSPDYEMGFWEFHDPELERLPIDESKLTYKIFQLSPPTRFGQVYRSEILQANNIILWTHANVTAIETVPQANTVTGLRVRCFNQREHYVQARFYVLACGGIENARLLLLSNQTIPQGLGNHYDLVGRFFMEHLHIASAQAWVRANLPWKRYISYELNAPKVHLIPSEGTQENEQILNFTLDLIESDYFGVDYFEQLQAQGGLRPEMQLYLDALTASLYPTKMDSYQTLLSNETPSSMDQLIVFSRIEQAPNPESRVSLSEEKDELGLPKVQLNWQLTDLDRHSIEVANTFFGQELGRLELGRLQYFDWLNQTDSGWPPFPDVMRGGWHHMGTTRMSDRPETGVVDSDCQVFGIDNLYIAGSSVYPTAGTANPTLTLVALALRLADRLKGKLTRSFPSEIADEC; this is encoded by the coding sequence ATGTATCTTGATGCCAGAACCTTAGAAAACCATACCCAGACAACCGTAGATCTCTGTATTATCGGAGCTGGAGCAGCCGGAATTACTATTGCCCGCGAGTTGATTAACTCTTCAGTCAAGGTGCTGCTCCTCGAAAGCGGTGGATTTGATGGGGATATTCAAACCCAAGCCCTCTATGAAGGGGAGAATATCGGCTTGCCCTATTTTCCCCTCGATAGCTGCCGCCTACGCTATTTTGGGGGAACTACAAATCACTGGGGGGGGATGTGTGCTCCCCTGGATGCGATCGATTTTCAACCGCGCCCTTGGGTTCCCTACAGTGGTTGGCCAATCCGTTATCACGACTTAGTACCTTACTATAACCGTGCCCATCAGTTGTGCCAGCTTCCCTCTCCTGACTATGAGATGGGGTTTTGGGAATTCCACGATCCAGAATTAGAGCGGTTGCCCATTGATGAATCAAAACTCACCTACAAAATTTTTCAATTAAGTCCACCGACCCGCTTTGGCCAAGTCTATCGTTCAGAAATTCTTCAGGCGAATAACATTATCCTCTGGACTCATGCCAATGTTACTGCCATTGAGACAGTTCCCCAGGCAAACACAGTTACTGGACTTCGAGTTCGCTGCTTCAATCAACGAGAACACTATGTCCAAGCTCGATTTTATGTTCTAGCCTGTGGAGGGATTGAAAATGCCCGTTTACTGCTGCTGTCGAATCAAACGATACCTCAAGGACTTGGAAATCACTATGATCTAGTAGGGCGCTTTTTCATGGAACATCTCCATATTGCGTCGGCTCAAGCCTGGGTACGTGCCAATCTCCCCTGGAAAAGGTACATTTCTTATGAATTAAATGCTCCTAAAGTGCATTTAATACCTAGTGAAGGGACTCAAGAAAATGAGCAAATTTTGAACTTTACCTTAGATTTAATCGAGAGCGATTATTTCGGGGTTGATTATTTTGAACAGCTACAGGCTCAGGGCGGTTTAAGACCGGAAATGCAGCTTTATCTGGATGCCTTAACAGCAAGTTTGTACCCAACTAAAATGGATTCCTATCAAACCTTACTCAGCAATGAAACTCCCTCCTCAATGGATCAACTGATTGTTTTTTCGCGCATCGAACAAGCCCCTAACCCAGAATCCCGCGTGAGCTTAAGCGAGGAGAAAGATGAACTGGGGCTACCCAAAGTGCAGTTAAACTGGCAGTTAACCGACCTAGATCGCCATAGCATTGAAGTGGCTAATACTTTCTTTGGACAGGAATTAGGACGCCTAGAACTTGGACGATTGCAGTATTTTGATTGGCTAAATCAAACGGACTCAGGTTGGCCGCCTTTTCCGGATGTGATGCGGGGCGGTTGGCATCATATGGGGACAACTCGCATGAGCGATCGCCCAGAAACAGGGGTGGTTGATTCTGATTGTCAGGTCTTTGGGATTGATAACTTATATATCGCTGGCTCTTCTGTCTACCCGACAGCAGGTACAGCAAATCCGACCTTAACCCTAGTCGCCCTGGCATTAAGATTAGCTGATCGCCTCAAAGGCAAATTAACCCGTTCCTTTCCTTCTGAAATTGCGGATGAATGCTAA
- a CDS encoding MFS transporter encodes MNNISSEQSSFLKVIQDMRLFLFIWGGQLFAATGSAITRFSMNVWVYEYTESAIQFALISVFATLPFVLLAPVVGIVTDRWNRRWIMVISDLCATLGIFALGLLVLYSQLQPWHVYVFNALEATCAAFQTTALFASISLLVSKQNRGRANGLMSFLSGMARVLGPLLGAVFLDWIHVQGVLFLQLVCLVIGILPLLVITFPNLKIEDKTAESSYIADMFLGLKYLRSYPGLVGVMLISSFTFFQMGSINVITTPLVITVASHDILGRILSCFGAGTIIGSLAIGFWGGPKRYMRVIYGCMLVNGILLVFAGWSSSLVVFTISITLFTLIRPVLYTFCQTILQNKVDLNIQGRVFSLKSALDAIALPAGFLIVGPLAEKVFEPLMISDSLWANRIGTFIGTGVGRGMGLLLILLGGVSFLITLLASWYPRLRLLETELPDAVDSLEDYPIEPGVDESTSIDNASLAN; translated from the coding sequence ATGAATAATATCTCATCAGAACAATCCTCCTTTCTCAAAGTGATCCAGGATATGCGATTATTCCTGTTTATTTGGGGAGGCCAACTTTTTGCTGCTACTGGATCTGCTATAACCCGCTTTTCCATGAATGTTTGGGTTTATGAGTACACAGAATCTGCCATTCAATTTGCTTTGATTAGTGTTTTTGCCACCCTTCCCTTTGTGTTGCTCGCTCCTGTGGTTGGAATTGTAACAGACCGCTGGAACCGCCGTTGGATTATGGTCATTAGCGATCTGTGTGCTACGTTAGGGATTTTTGCTCTAGGTTTATTAGTGCTATATAGTCAGCTACAACCCTGGCATGTCTATGTTTTTAACGCCCTTGAAGCGACTTGTGCCGCTTTTCAAACCACAGCCCTGTTTGCTTCCATTAGCTTACTTGTATCAAAACAAAATCGGGGTCGAGCTAATGGTTTAATGAGTTTTTTAAGTGGTATGGCGAGAGTTTTGGGACCCTTGCTTGGAGCAGTATTTCTCGACTGGATTCACGTCCAAGGCGTATTATTTTTACAGCTGGTTTGCCTTGTGATTGGAATTTTGCCCCTCTTGGTAATTACCTTTCCTAATCTGAAAATAGAGGACAAAACCGCTGAAAGTTCTTACATCGCAGATATGTTCTTAGGTCTCAAGTATCTTAGGTCATATCCGGGTTTAGTGGGAGTAATGCTGATTTCCAGTTTCACCTTTTTTCAAATGGGTTCGATTAATGTCATCACAACTCCCTTAGTGATTACAGTGGCTTCCCATGATATTTTAGGCCGTATTCTGTCCTGTTTTGGGGCAGGTACCATAATTGGTAGCTTGGCGATCGGGTTTTGGGGAGGGCCAAAGCGCTACATGAGGGTGATTTATGGCTGTATGCTCGTGAATGGAATTTTGCTCGTGTTTGCCGGTTGGTCTTCGTCTCTGGTTGTTTTTACGATTAGTATTACCCTATTTACCCTGATTCGCCCAGTGCTTTACACCTTCTGTCAAACTATTCTCCAAAATAAGGTTGACCTCAATATCCAAGGTCGGGTATTTTCGTTGAAGTCAGCATTAGATGCGATCGCGCTGCCTGCCGGTTTCTTGATTGTCGGACCGTTAGCTGAAAAAGTCTTTGAACCCTTGATGATCTCAGATAGTCTTTGGGCTAACCGAATTGGGACTTTCATTGGCACAGGGGTCGGTCGTGGTATGGGACTTTTGCTGATATTGTTAGGCGGTGTCAGTTTCTTAATCACCCTGTTGGCGAGTTGGTATCCCCGCTTGCGATTATTAGAAACAGAATTGCCTGATGCTGTTGATAGTCTTGAAGACTATCCCATTGAACCGGGTGTGGATGAATCAACATCTATAGATAATGCTTCCCTGGCAAATTAG
- a CDS encoding SDR family NAD(P)-dependent oxidoreductase, translated as MKSSLFDLTGKVAIITGSARGIGRVLAQELAALGTKIVVADMKAKDSENTVKAIQEAGGEVIAIPTDVRKRQECDRLIKKTVAHYQRLDIMLCNAGIDIIKPAAALEELEWDDIINTNLKGYFQCAQLAAQQMIQQGTGGSIIMNSSIAGVVGIAGSAAYTASKGGVNLLVQSLALEWAEYNIRVNGFGPGYIDNIMEGTESFRRPPEEDQQHLNTVIPMKRRGKPEELVGPVIFLASEAASYVTGAILMVDGGYSAM; from the coding sequence GTGAAATCATCCCTTTTTGACTTAACAGGTAAAGTCGCCATTATCACAGGCTCTGCACGAGGTATTGGTCGTGTGTTGGCTCAAGAATTAGCAGCATTGGGAACGAAAATCGTTGTCGCTGATATGAAGGCAAAAGACTCCGAAAACACTGTAAAAGCTATTCAGGAGGCTGGCGGGGAGGTGATCGCCATTCCCACGGATGTGAGGAAGCGCCAAGAATGCGATCGCCTAATTAAGAAAACCGTTGCCCATTATCAGCGATTAGATATTATGCTCTGTAATGCAGGCATTGATATCATCAAACCAGCGGCTGCATTAGAGGAGCTGGAGTGGGATGATATTATAAACACCAATCTTAAAGGCTATTTTCAATGTGCTCAACTCGCCGCTCAACAAATGATCCAACAAGGCACTGGTGGTTCAATTATTATGAACTCTTCCATCGCCGGTGTGGTGGGAATTGCCGGTTCAGCAGCTTATACAGCCTCAAAAGGGGGGGTAAATTTGCTAGTGCAGTCCCTAGCATTGGAGTGGGCTGAGTACAATATCCGAGTCAATGGGTTTGGCCCGGGCTATATTGACAATATCATGGAGGGTACTGAAAGCTTTCGTCGCCCCCCAGAGGAAGACCAGCAACACTTGAACACCGTTATCCCGATGAAACGACGGGGTAAACCGGAGGAGTTAGTAGGGCCAGTGATTTTCTTGGCTTCTGAAGCAGCGTCCTATGTAACTGGGGCAATTTTGATGGTAGATGGCGGCTACAGTGCGATGTAG
- a CDS encoding MBOAT family O-acyltransferase, which produces MIFTEFRFLFFFITVFCVYWILRKHHHRKFWLLACSYIFYGAWDWRFLSLMLASTVLDYIVGLMLSRPQLDEANPDDKIQGSQEIKPFDWDTILSKPQSTRKRQGWLILSLVGNLSILGVFKYYNFFTDSTANFLHFLGLPISFPILQVILPVGISFYTFQTLSYSLDIYRGKLKPTKNFWDFALFVSFFPQLVAGPIVRAAIFLPQLLTPKIFSHVDVRGCLMLFLVGYFKKACISDNLAPLVDQYFANPEIYTVASAWIGVVSFIIQVYCDFSGYSDMAIACAGLLGYRLPLNFNFPYFASNITELWKRWHITMSSWFRDYLYVPLMRRREKKQRTKLFSYSNLIFTMLVTGLWHGAAWHFVIWGGLNGIALAVHREWSTWLSPYKKLLPIRNALGVPLTFYWFCASGIFFRSEDFSSGLTIVKSFVFFNSSGTENLALQAAWLFIPLVLLHWAAYKNWFVNWWRVMPNWSFATCYGLCVSAILPLVASLHQPFIYFQF; this is translated from the coding sequence ATGATTTTTACAGAGTTTCGCTTTCTATTTTTCTTTATTACTGTTTTCTGTGTCTATTGGATATTACGGAAACATCACCATCGTAAATTTTGGTTACTGGCTTGTAGTTATATTTTTTATGGTGCTTGGGATTGGCGATTTTTATCGTTAATGTTGGCTTCTACTGTCCTTGATTATATCGTGGGTTTGATGCTGTCTAGACCTCAACTTGATGAGGCTAATCCAGATGATAAAATTCAAGGAAGTCAGGAAATTAAACCCTTCGATTGGGATACTATCCTCTCCAAACCCCAAAGCACCCGAAAACGTCAAGGATGGCTAATCTTGAGTTTAGTGGGTAATCTTAGTATCTTAGGCGTTTTCAAATATTACAACTTTTTCACTGATTCTACTGCTAATTTTCTCCATTTCCTGGGATTACCCATCAGCTTTCCCATTCTACAAGTTATTCTACCTGTAGGCATTAGCTTCTATACCTTTCAAACCCTCAGCTACTCTCTAGATATTTACCGAGGTAAACTCAAACCCACCAAAAACTTCTGGGATTTTGCCTTGTTTGTCAGCTTTTTCCCCCAACTCGTTGCCGGACCAATTGTTCGTGCTGCCATCTTTTTACCCCAGTTATTGACCCCAAAAATTTTTAGTCACGTAGATGTTAGAGGCTGTTTGATGCTGTTTCTAGTGGGTTATTTCAAAAAAGCCTGTATCTCTGATAATCTTGCCCCTCTAGTAGACCAGTATTTTGCGAATCCAGAGATTTATACAGTAGCGAGTGCCTGGATTGGTGTAGTCTCTTTTATTATCCAAGTTTATTGTGACTTTTCCGGATACTCAGATATGGCGATCGCCTGTGCTGGTTTACTCGGTTATAGATTACCTTTAAACTTCAACTTTCCCTACTTTGCTAGCAACATCACAGAACTATGGAAACGCTGGCATATTACCATGTCTAGTTGGTTCCGAGACTACCTTTATGTACCTTTGATGAGAAGGCGAGAAAAAAAACAGAGAACCAAGCTTTTCTCCTATAGTAATCTGATCTTTACTATGCTAGTAACGGGACTATGGCATGGTGCCGCTTGGCACTTTGTGATTTGGGGAGGATTAAATGGCATCGCTTTAGCGGTGCATCGGGAATGGTCAACTTGGCTGTCTCCCTACAAGAAATTACTCCCTATTCGGAATGCTCTAGGTGTACCTTTAACCTTTTACTGGTTTTGTGCCTCTGGAATCTTTTTTCGCAGTGAAGATTTTTCGAGTGGTTTAACCATTGTCAAATCTTTTGTTTTCTTCAATTCTTCTGGTACAGAAAATTTAGCACTTCAGGCAGCATGGCTGTTTATCCCTTTAGTTTTACTCCACTGGGCCGCATACAAAAACTGGTTTGTTAACTGGTGGCGTGTCATGCCCAATTGGAGTTTCGCAACGTGTTATGGACTCTGTGTATCAGCTATTTTACCCTTGGTTGCATCCCTGCATCAACCCTTTATCTACTTCCAATTTTAG
- a CDS encoding sulfotransferase produces MNAKIHNINRKTKIHPLGIAAPTDFEFDEGEDIAVETLLKNPQISLYCLDPDERRVILVETPEDVVLSDFPFYYSAQYEQALRVVTLSYDRLHEIADQIDLDSQQLILIYSVGRCGSTLLSSALNQLNNITVFSEPDVYSQLVRQRQWNGNNDVPISKLLVSCTKLICRQSTPKISDRRWVIKLRSYGIELADLLANNFPQAKILFLYRQIETWIRSSLRASIGEIPDTPESLESMQKAVGNLVSLIARFPEPNRPLSYIEILTVTWLSVLECLQRLHQQGYPPFIINFEDLIATPNSVIKQIFDFCDLPHNNLSQILKVFTQDSQSSTALSWENLQRTQPQLTPEQLEQYLREAKSLVNCYTNCKNIALRARE; encoded by the coding sequence ATGAATGCTAAGATTCATAATATTAATCGTAAAACAAAAATTCATCCTTTAGGAATTGCCGCTCCCACAGATTTTGAATTTGATGAAGGTGAAGATATTGCTGTAGAAACCCTGCTGAAGAATCCTCAGATCAGTCTCTACTGCTTAGACCCTGACGAGAGGCGCGTCATTTTGGTAGAAACACCAGAGGATGTTGTCCTTTCAGATTTTCCCTTTTATTACTCAGCTCAATACGAGCAAGCGCTTCGTGTAGTCACATTATCCTATGATAGGTTACATGAGATTGCTGATCAAATTGATTTAGATAGCCAACAGTTAATCTTAATTTATTCAGTCGGTCGCTGTGGCTCAACGCTGCTCAGTTCAGCTTTGAATCAACTCAATAATATCACTGTTTTTTCTGAGCCGGATGTTTATTCTCAGTTGGTGCGCCAGCGTCAATGGAATGGCAATAACGATGTTCCAATTAGCAAATTATTAGTAAGTTGTACCAAACTCATCTGTCGTCAATCCACTCCTAAAATTAGCGATCGCCGCTGGGTAATTAAGTTGCGCAGTTACGGAATAGAGCTGGCTGATTTATTGGCTAACAACTTTCCTCAAGCCAAAATTCTGTTTTTATATCGACAGATTGAAACGTGGATTCGTTCCTCATTACGAGCTTCTATCGGGGAGATTCCAGATACTCCTGAGTCTCTAGAATCAATGCAGAAAGCGGTGGGCAACCTCGTTTCTTTAATTGCCCGTTTTCCAGAGCCAAATCGTCCCTTGTCCTATATTGAAATATTAACCGTAACTTGGCTTTCAGTTCTAGAATGTCTTCAAAGGCTGCACCAGCAGGGTTATCCTCCGTTTATCATCAATTTTGAGGATTTAATTGCAACTCCCAACTCTGTGATTAAGCAAATCTTTGATTTCTGCGATTTACCCCATAACAACCTCAGTCAAATCTTGAAGGTCTTTACACAAGATTCTCAGTCAAGCACAGCCTTATCTTGGGAAAATTTACAGCGAACCCAACCTCAGTTAACCCCTGAGCAGTTGGAACAGTATCTCAGAGAAGCTAAAAGCCTTGTTAACTGCTACACTAACTGCAAAAATATAGCGCTACGCGCTAGGGAATAG